The genomic window CATTTATCTGTTTAAACATAAAAACAGAGGTATTTTGCAAGGAAGTCAATTTCACCAATAATAGCTAATGTATATCATCAGATCACTAATGAATTAATACCCCCAAAAAGAAAACCTTCACAAGCATTTTTACAAATTATTGTTAGCGCAAAGATGATCTCCAAGAAATATTTCTACATTAAATCTACTCTCATTAAGACACAATCAGGAGTGTTTTTTCGATATTTAGCATGATGAATCTTCTACATATTTACAAAAATATTGCGAAAAAATGACAATTTTCTTGTTTTTTCCTAAAAAATAGTATAATTTTACTAATTCTTATAATAAAAGCAGATGTTTTTGTTGTATAATGTTACCATATTTCGTTTGAATCTTACTGCTAAAGAGGAGCAAGCCAATATGGAAAGAGCTTTACTTACACAATTCTTTTTCTCATGTCCTGTTGAACTATCACTTTCCTCCAAAAGTAATCCCGCGCAATCTTTTACATATAACAAAATTACCTTTGAAAATGAAACCACCATTTTATCCCGGTTATTAGAGAACTTAAACACTCCTTGCTATGAAGTGGTGTGCTGGTTACTTATTGATGAATCAATCACTAGAAGGGACATTTTCAAAATAGAAACTTATTTTGAAAAACAACTTACTAACCTAATTGGTGATGAATGGGAATTTGATGTGAAGTTAGTTCCATATAATCACGTATATAGTATGGAAAATTATTTACTTACCATTGAACCACACTTACATGATTTATCTAGAAGGTATACGGATGAAATCTTCGCGCAAGTTATTGTAAATAGTCACCTCCTCCCCTTTCAAGCTATCTTCCTAGAAGGATTAAGGCAGTTTGAAAATCGATATGCTAGTTTGTATGTTTCAGACAAAAATTCGCATGTAACCATTATCACACATCATGCTGAGCCAAATATGAAAGATTGGTTTACACAGTTTGACCTTCTTATTTTAGATTTTGACTATAAGGCTGCCTTTGAGTTACTTAAAGATCTACCAGATGACCGCCCCATAATTAAAGCATTAGAGAACGTATTGCTAATGATGATACAGCGATTGAACTTTTCCTTTGAGAATGCTTACAAGTACGTAGTGGAATGTGAAAAATATCTAACTAATGGAAAAGAGGCAATCATTGAGACGAAGCATATTTTAAAAAACTTACTATCAAAAGACGAAAAGGTGCGCGATTTAGAGAGAATCATAGAGTTGTATCGTCATATTGAAATGTACGTAACCATTGATGATGTGCCTTCTTTTTTAGTAAGGTTTTATAGAGTAAGAGAAGCTGTGTTGTTTTACTTGCTCAGGTATGCACGAACTTCCAATGAAATCTCTGCACATGTAGGGAAAAAATCATCTATTTATCAAGTGTTTGAACACTTAGAAGAGCTATATGACAATTGGGAAATTGATGGGCACTATGGCGCCTATTTCTACTTAAAGAGTCAAAATGTCGCCAATATACTTAATGTAAGAAATAAAAGTTTCTTAGGACATTCAAGAGCAGGTATCCAACCTAAGCAGTTATGGCATTCTTATGTAGGCTATAGTCAAACTACAATGGCAAAGGCCAAAAAGCGATACTTAATGGATATAGATTTAGCTTTGCGAGATTTAGGTGCTCAGCTGGATGATAATGTTTATTCTATAAATATGTTAATTATCGAGTTAGCTAAACAACTCAAGAAAAGTGGTGAAATGAATGAGACATTTACTCCTTAACCTTTGGAAAAATGAGAATGACTTCACACAAATAGAAGAGTCGATTAGGCTCATAACACAGGCGGGACACAAAGATATACATATGTATATCTTGAATATTGGTTGTGAGGAGATCAGTGATATAGACTCATCTTTTAGTGAAATTATAAAAAGTCAGCCAACCGTACACATAACAATTATTCGAAAAAATATAGCTGAGGTAACATCAATTGAAGATTTCATTAACAATCTGACAGCTATTTTATCTGAAATCGTACTAGAACAAGATAGAATATATCTTTTACATAATCAAAATCATCCTAGGTACTATCATGCTTTAGTTCATTATTGTTCTCAGGTGTTTCAGAGTCAGACAACCTTCTTATCTAATCAAAAAAAACTATCATTATCGATAGAGGCGTATGTGTCCGACCGAGATGAATATCATAAAATGTATGACTTAGTGATGTCTGGCAATTACCGTGCGGCTAAAATTTTAGTGAACAATCAGCAAAACTATGCATTGAACACGCTCCTTGATCTAGGTAACTCTCTATTAACCTTACAAATACACAATACTACGAGAGGTGAAAACCCTTTTGATGTATTAGCCTCTGTTCTTGAAGATGAAAAATTATGTGATAAAGAAGAACAGTTATTTCTTGAGATTCTAAAAGGTGTTCAACAGGGTGAACAGGAAGCGTTTATTTATTACTTATATGAATATGCGAGTTTTCTATATAAAGAGGAAGATTTAGTCGACTTTATTGTTCTCTACTATCGCTTGGTTGAGGAGTTACTATTGTACGCATTGGGTTGGAATGCAGATGACAGAAATCGATTTTTCATACGAAAAAATGCTGCTTTTTCACTTCCATTTCCTAGATGGCAGTTAACAAAGCACTTCCATCGTTACCTAAAAGCTCTTAGCCAGTATGTAAGAGGGTTGGAAACTAATATAGGGGTAAAGATCCGCAGAGATAAATGTGTAGGTTTAGAAAAGCTAACAAAACAAGAAAAATATTTTGTTGAAATATATTTGCTGTTAAAGGATAAAAAGCTAGAGGAGTTCTTAGACCTTCGTCATGAAGGCATTAGTGGACATGGATTCGCCGACTTCTCCAAAGAAGATTTCATAAAAACATGCGGAGGAATACCACCTTTGGAGAAAATAGATACCATCCTTGAAAAAATGAACCTAGTTCCTCCCTATTCGATATTTGAATTGGTGAATAGGGGGATACTGGCTTTGGCGGGGAAGGAAAACACTCTAAAAATTAACTTAAATAAGGAGTTATTATGAAAAATCTGATTTTTTGTACAGTAGGCTTAACCGCAATAGGCAAAAAAGATGCTATCTTTTCCGAAGAACATTTAAAAATAATTAGTGAATTAGCTACCCTTGAAAAATCTTATAATAATGATGACGTTGATACTTTTAATTCTATAGAAAATGCGATTAAGATTTTATCAGAACCTTATAACAATAAACTAATTAACGAACCTTGGGAAATCTGGGATGGGGATGAAAATCATAAGGATAATTGGTGGCTCTTTCCGGCCGAAACGTCAAGTATATTAAGAATTTTACAAAGATTAGATTTGAGTTTAAATGAGACAAAAATTGTGTTTTTAGTTTCAGATACCTTTAAAGCATATGTTAGTGCAAAGATTCAAACATACATTCTTCAACAAATGGGCTTCAAGGAAGACTTGATTAAGATTGAAGTTATAAAATTTTTTCAGATGAAAAATATTCAAACGTTTATAGATAAGGGAATTCCTAATTTAGTGCAAGCAATAGAACGCTATATTGATAATAATACATATCAGCTTTTTAATATTACAGGAGGCTATAAAAATTACATACCGTTAATAACACATATAGCGTCGTTTTATAGCAAAGATATGTATTATGTGTTTGAAGAATCTGTATCAAATGGTATAGATTCACTTGTTAAAATACCCAAAATACCAACATTGAATAAGTTATTAGGAATTGAAATGATGCATTCTGATATTGTACGAGAACTTCTTTCATCTGTAAAAAAAGTTGGCTACATATCGAAGGAAGTTGCAATAGAAGAGAGTAAGCGTATTTTGCTCGATTATTTGCCTAGTAATGAGGATAATTTATATGAAATTCTAGAGGCGTATTTGTCGTTTATTCATGATTTTTTAGAGTTGAGAGATGGTAAAGTTGATTTGACAATGATTGGTGAGGTATACCTTTATTTACTTAACAACGAAGTTGAAAAAGTAAAAATACAATCAGACAGATCAATAAATTCAGACGTCCATGTTAAACGCAAACCAGATTCAATTGAAATCTACAAAAACTTACCAAAACAATCAAAGTACAATCGTGAAAGGCCGGCGTTTCTTATAAATTTGTCAGGTCACAATATTGTAGAACGAAATGAAAAGCTTGAGGAATACCAATACATTAAATACCTCATTGAAATAGATAATTTTGACGAAAACAATGAACAGTCAAAAAAAGACAATATCATAAAGCTACCTAAATTTAAAAATGAGTGGATGGAAATGCTCACAATAGATTTTCCTCAGATACTTATGGATAATAATAAATCATTTTTTGATTTATTAGTGTGTCAAAAGTTTTTTAGTGTATCTAGAATGCTTACAGATGAAAGAATCATGCAAATTTCGTTAAATGAGTCAGTTAATATTTCTCTCCGAACTTATATATATCGATTATATTCTTTTATTGCGCTACTTAATCATGGTGACGAACAAAATGAGAAATTTAAAAAGCAAATTTGCAATGCGTTTTTTAAGGAATACCAGCGTTTTATTGAATTTATTGAACAAACAAATTTTGATAGATATATTTTACCTGAGGATATCCAATCTTTTATTAGTAAAATCACGAAAAAATCTATTAGAGAGATAAATATTGATGTAACGATAGATACAATCATAGAGTTATCTATTAAGTCCTTTAAAAAAGTAGATATATTTTATAAAAATGAATTACATGCTATAAAACAATACACTCGTAAAGTTATTCATTCTTTTAATTTACCAAGATATGATTTATTAGGTTCGTGTATGAAAAATTTCCGATTTGGCATATTTAATATTTCTTTAACTCAATTAATTAATTCGGTAGCGCCAAGATTAATAGCTGCATTAATTATTGGTCTAGTTCCTTTTGTATTAACTGGGGAAATATATGAGTGGTATGCTCAGCAATATTTAATTCAAAAAAACTCGACTTTTCCGATTATAGCGTTGTCAATTATCTTTCTTTTTATAACCTTTCTTTATTTACGTACAGAGATTAGAAATATAATAGGTTATGATAATAATAAAGTGTTTAAGCGTTTACTTTATATTTTTTCCTTAGGTGTTATTTATAGTACGATTTTAACCTTTCTGACTGCTCCTTTTGAAACATATTATATTGAAAAAGAAATTTCGTCACTAGGGTTACAGCCTTTTACTTTTGCTAATTTTCGATTTTATTCAGCTGAATTGGAGCTTTTCAGAATATCAGCAGCGCTTCTATTTGCTGTAATTTTACAAATGGTGTGGGAAGATAAACCAATTACACAACCTTTATAATAATGTAAATTGATTGTCACAATTTAAGGTGGAAGAGAGGTAAGAAATATGATTGATTTAGAGCAACTTAGCAAGGCTAGTTCAAAAGTTGAAAAAAACTATGATCTGCAATTAATAACCACTTTATTAATGCATGGATCAGAATTGAAAAAAGAGGCTGAAGTGAGGATTCCGTCAATAAAGGGTGTGTACCGGTATTGGTGGAGATCACTTCAACATGACATTTCAGCTGAAAAATTGCTAGAAATGGAAAAGCAGTTATTTGGAGGAGCAACGAGTGGAAAAGAGAATAGGGGAAATAAATCCATTGTTACGTTAACCAATACAAATTTAACTGATCGACTTCAAATGAAAGTCTGCCCGCACAAACAAACAAGGTTTTCATCCCCAGGTATAAAATCAGGAGAAGAGTTTACTATTAACCTTCTTGTGAACAAGAAAGATGAGAATTCCTTAACTATGTTTGATTCTTATCTTCAAATTATGTTTATGCTTTCTGGATTTGGTCAGCGCAGTAGAAGAGGAGCAGGAGCATTACAGTTAAAGAAACATAATTGGACAACAATAGGTGATTTTCAATCAGAACTAAAAAATCTATTAACGCTTGTAAAGAAAGATGTATATTTTACATTTCCGTCTGATAGAGCAAAATCTTGTATTCTAGAGTGTCAAAGGAACACGAGTAATCATCCAATTCTAACGGGTGTATGGATCGGGAGACCATTTGAAAATGATGAGATAGCTAGAACAAGCATTAGTGAAGCAGGTCACGAAGCAAATCCAGGAGGAAAGAAACAGTTTTTAGGCTCTGCCAAACCTAGACAAGCATCCCCACTTCATGGAACTGTTCGTAAAATTGGACATCAATATTATCCCATTATTTCTGAAGTAATTACTGGTAAAGATATGAATAGTAAGTATATTGATGCTCGCAACAAATTTTTGGATTGGCTAGGGGTGAGGTTATGAATAAAGAATGCTTATTGCTTGTGAGTATAGGACCAGTTCAATCTTTTATTGCTTCAGCTAGAAAAGTAGAGGATTTATGGAGTGGAAGTTATTTGTTGTCATATTTGGTTAAAAAGGCAATTCTATCTTTATTTGATAATGCAGAAATCGAAGATATTGAGGTAGAAATGATCTATCCATCACAGAATAGACAGACATTAAATGAGCTGTCACAAGGTGAGTTAGTCGAAACACCTTCTTTACCAAATCGTTTTATTTGTAAAGTAAAAGCTTCCGAAGAAAAGACTGCTGCTCTTGCTAAACAAATTGAAACAAAGGTACAAAATGAATTATATTATCTCTGCAAGGCTGCTATTGATGAAAAAGTGTTTACCAGTTCGCAAGTAAAAAAAGATTTAATGATTAAGCTCATGGAAGAGCAGGTGAATTCGTTTCTTGAAGTATTTTGGACAGTAGAATTACTTGAAAATGAAAAAAATTATGAACTAGCTAGAACACGTATTGAAAAACGTCTTGCTGCGATTAAAAATAATAGGCCAATCAAACAAGTGGTTCAAGATGGACTTGTTTGCACTGTTTGTGGTGATAGAGAAGCTTTACATGAGCATGAATATGAAGAAAATGACCGAATTGGGAAAATGAAGAATAGTTTGAAAGCAACTTGGGATAAAAGAAGCAACTTATATAAAGGCAACAAAGATAATGTTGGAAGAATACGTGACAATGAAGCACTTTGTAGTATTTGTCTAGGTAAACGTGTTGCACGTGATTATTTCAAAGTAATAAGAGAAGTAGGAACAAAGTACTTTAAAAGTTTTCCCCCTATCCGTGAAATTGCGGAGGAAGAAACGTATTACGCCATAATTATGATGGATGGCGATGACATGGGACAATGGTTCTCAGGGAAAAAGGGTGATGCTAACGGTGTCTCTATCCTTAATCAACAAAGGATCAGCAAAAGGCTTGAAATTTTCTCTAAGCAAGTTGTACCTGAGTTAGTGAAAGAATATAAAGGAAAACTGATTTACTCTGGAGGAGACGATGTATTAGCCTTTGTACCGTTACATTATGCTTTGTTACTGGCAAAAAAATTAAGACAAGCATTTTCAAGTGAAGACAAGGGCCTTGGAGAACTAGCAACTGCATCAATTGGAATGGTCGTTGCACACCAAAAAGCACCATTAGGACAATTATTAACCTATACGAGAAAGCTTGAGAAAAAGGCTAAAACATACAAGCATCCTATTTCTTACAATGAAAAAGATGCGCTAGCATTGTCTGTGTTTACACATTCTGGAGAGGTACGTGAGGTTACTTTGCCATGGCTTTTAGATGGTAATGTAAAAAATACCAATGAGTCTAATTGGTCTATAGACCGATTAATAGACATTATTGATTTGTTAAATAATGAACTTTCATCGACCTTTTTATATACATTTGCACAGGAATTTCTTCCGTTAATAGGGTCCCAATATGATAGGAAACTATCCGTTTTTGAGTATGATAAATCTTTAAATGAAGACTTGTTTATGTGTGAAATGAAGAGGTTGATTGATCGTGCTAAAGTCAATTATGAAATAAAGACTAATGATTATGCAGAATGCATGCTCCAATTACATAAATTGGTAAGTTCGACTCTACAATTTATTCACTTATTAGAAATACTTCGATTTTTTAATAGGAAGAGGTGAGTGATTTGACAACTCTATTTTTAAAACCAGTTGATACTTTTTTCTTTAGAGATCACAAGGAACTTACACCAGGTGAGAATTCATCTGCAAATGGTTATTTTCCACCGCGACCAGGGACAGTATATGGTGCAATTCGAAGTGCATATATTCACTATTACAGCGATTTTGTTTCGTTTAATGAAAAGAAAGACGGAAATCTAAAAGAATGGATGGGAACACCTTCAAATCATGGGGGATTTTCGATTAAAGGAACGTTTTTACATGATGGAGAACACTGTTTACTGCCACTTCCTATTGATCATCAAGTGATAAATGGAAAAGAGAAAAGAGAAGCATATCCTTTGCACCTAGTAAAAGAAGAAACATACTCTTCGGATAATAGTTCATACCGTTTATATGGTGTGCGAGATGAAAAATCGAGTTCCGGTGAAGGGCTTTATATTCCACTCGATGAATTTAAGCAGCAGCTCCTGAATAGAGATTCATCTGTATCTCCTGTTGGACTGGATCATTTGCTTGTAAAAGAACCTAAGGTAGGGATTGCTCGGAATTGGGAAACCCGACGTTCAAATGATGGTATGCTTTACCAAATGATAATGAGCCGATTTGTCGAGAAACATGCTGGATCTTCAGGAGGGTTATTGGTAGAATGTGACAATTCTCCCGATTTATCTGATATATCTATTGTTAGTTTAGGTGGGGAAAATAGACCTTGGACAGTAGAAGTACTAGATTCAAAACCATTTTTTTCAGACATGGAGAAGAAAGCAATAGTTGAAGAAATAAAAAGTACCGAAATAGCACGTATGATTTTAGTAAGTCCTGCTATATGGGAGCATGGCAACCTGCCGAATTGCTGGAACCCTGAAACGAACAAGTTACATTTAGCTGATGAACTTTCTGTTGATTTATTAACAATTGCAGTATCTCGTCCTATGACAATTGGTGGATGGGATATAAAAAAACAACGACCAAAGAAACGAAAACATGCAGTATCAGCAGGAACAGTTTTATATGTGCGAGTTCAAAAAGAGCAGGCTGAACAATTTGTAAATACAGTTTTTTCTATGAGACTTACAGATGACTTGGCCCATGAAGGCTATGGATATACAGTTTGTGGAAGTTATAAAATGAAAGAGGAGTGTATATAAATGTATACAAAAGTTGAACCGTTTTTACTATATTGCTTATCATCAGTTCATGCTGGAAGTGGGAGCGAAGTAGGAATAATTGATTTACCAATTCAAAGAGAGCAGCATACTGGCTTTCCTAAAATAGAGAGTTCTTCTTTAAAGGGTGCAATTCGTGCAACAGCAGAAGAAACCAATTCCTTGAACGGAGGAGATCAGAATCAACTTGAGTTAGTTTTTGGAAGTGCTCCAGAAAAGTCAAAAGAGTCATCACAATCTCAAGCAGGCGCTATTGCTCTGTCGGATGCGAGAATTTTGTTATTTCCAGTAAAATCAATTCGTGGAGTATTTGCATGGGTCACATCTCCATTTGTGTTAAATAGGTTTAAAAAAGAAATGTTAATGTATTTAACGAAAAATAGTGAATCATATAAACAAATAGAGAAGCTTGCAATTCCAAATGAAAATACAGTTTCTTCAAGTAGATTACTAGCATCAGGAAATAACATAGTTCTTGAGGAATATACATACGAAGTTCAACAGGAAACTGCCACTTCTGAATTAGCTTCACAACTTAATAGCTGGCTATTTAGAAGTATGGATATGAATTTATCAGAAAACCTTGTTGTGCTAAGTGATGATGACTTTACTGATTTTGTAAAACTATCAACAGAAGTGAATGCAAGAATCAAAATTAACTCTAATACAGGAATAGTTGATAAAGGTGCATTATGGTACGAAGAGAATGTACCTGCAGAAACTGTTTTTTATAGTTTTCTATTTGCGGGAAATGCGAGAGTACTAGACAAAGAAATGAAAGAACAGTATTCAGATGAATGGGTTATATCTTATGTCAAATCAGAAGAAAATATTCCTGAAGTTTTTCAGTTAGGTGGGAACAGCACACTTGGTCGTGGAATGCTTCGAAAAGTATGGATTTAACAGGGGGATTAATATGAATAAAAAGAATGAAACCACTATTGAAAAAATAGAAAATGGTCGTGCAGCTTTTGCTTTCAGAGAAGTAAAGGAGTATATCGAAAAAAATGGACAATCCTCAAAGTTTCGCTCGTATATAAAAAAAATGCCTGCTATGATTCAAGTCAATGGGTTAGGTCAAACCCTTGCATTTTATTATTCAAATCATTCAAAGGAAAAAGAGTATGGTGATATTTATAATATCATTGGGAAATGGTGTTCAATACAGTTGTCAGGTTTAATTAATAGTGAAGATGAATTTGTTGAGCAGGTTATCAACTTAAACAGTAAAAGTTATAAAGTTGTGACAGTCGAAACTCTGTCACTTTTAAATTGGATGAGACGTTTTGCTGATGGAATGATCAGAACTCAAGATTAGAGGAAAGGGGGTAAGATTAATGCCTTTTTACCATCCAATTGATACAAAAGATATTTTTGCAACAATGAATAAATCTTTAATAGATAATTTGTGGTATGTTATTCATTTTAATCAATTCACTCAACATCGTGAGGCAAAAGGTCTAGAGAAAATTAAGCCTATTAAAGAGCAAATCAGCCCGAGCTCTCATGCCTTAGAAGGGTTAAAAAAGACGATGTTATTACGTGAGATGTCTCTATCATCTCTTAACAAGACTCATCATATTTCTATGAAAACAGGAAAGCTTTTAGGGAAGCTCGTACATGGGATGGGGGCTGCGCATGTTCGTGAAACATCGCTGACCCTACATCCACTATATGGTGTCCCATATATTCCGGCTTCAAGCCTTAAAGGAGCATTACGAAATTGGGTTCTTCAAGCTTTTTTCAATGGAAATGAAGTAAGTATTGAAGAGATGGAAGAGCATGGTACAAATAATCAAACAATTGTAAAGATATTTATTGATTTATTTGGTAATCAAGAGAGACGCGGATTACTTCAATGTTATGATGCTTTTTGTGATGATTTTTTATTAAAACCAGATATTTTAACGGTGCATTTTAAAGATTATTATGGTGGGTCTAAACCAGCAACAGACAATCAAAGTCCCAATCCGATTTCCTTCTATGTGGTTGAAAAGGCAAATTTTCACTTTGTCATGACCATGTCTAAAAGAGATGAGACTAGGACTAATTCAGGTTTATCTTCCAAAGAATTATTTATGCTTGCGACAAATTGGTTCGTAACCATGCTAAAAGAGCAAGGTATTGGGTCAAAAACATCATCAGGATATGGCTATTTTAACCAGTTGAGTGATGAAACAGAAGAACGATTGAAAATTCATATTGAAAAGAAAGAAGAATTGCAAAAAAAACAATTTGAAATAGAAGAAGAAAAAAGAAAAGCTTTTGAGGAAGAAGAACAGCGTAAGAAACTAGAG from Bacillus sp. HMF5848 includes these protein-coding regions:
- the cmr1 gene encoding type III-B CRISPR module RAMP protein Cmr1 — encoded protein: MIDLEQLSKASSKVEKNYDLQLITTLLMHGSELKKEAEVRIPSIKGVYRYWWRSLQHDISAEKLLEMEKQLFGGATSGKENRGNKSIVTLTNTNLTDRLQMKVCPHKQTRFSSPGIKSGEEFTINLLVNKKDENSLTMFDSYLQIMFMLSGFGQRSRRGAGALQLKKHNWTTIGDFQSELKNLLTLVKKDVYFTFPSDRAKSCILECQRNTSNHPILTGVWIGRPFENDEIARTSISEAGHEANPGGKKQFLGSAKPRQASPLHGTVRKIGHQYYPIISEVITGKDMNSKYIDARNKFLDWLGVRL
- the cmr6 gene encoding type III-B CRISPR module RAMP protein Cmr6, which encodes MPFYHPIDTKDIFATMNKSLIDNLWYVIHFNQFTQHREAKGLEKIKPIKEQISPSSHALEGLKKTMLLREMSLSSLNKTHHISMKTGKLLGKLVHGMGAAHVRETSLTLHPLYGVPYIPASSLKGALRNWVLQAFFNGNEVSIEEMEEHGTNNQTIVKIFIDLFGNQERRGLLQCYDAFCDDFLLKPDILTVHFKDYYGGSKPATDNQSPNPISFYVVEKANFHFVMTMSKRDETRTNSGLSSKELFMLATNWFVTMLKEQGIGSKTSSGYGYFNQLSDETEERLKIHIEKKEELQKKQFEIEEEKRKAFEEEEQRKKLEGKLAAMTPSEHLTFEIANLDMNKQFDQDRSKNELYEKVIEMAALGEFEPAKELKKFWQQTNSWKVNKKKKQFEKVKKLKELLCED
- the cas10 gene encoding type III-B CRISPR-associated protein Cas10/Cmr2, translated to MNKECLLLVSIGPVQSFIASARKVEDLWSGSYLLSYLVKKAILSLFDNAEIEDIEVEMIYPSQNRQTLNELSQGELVETPSLPNRFICKVKASEEKTAALAKQIETKVQNELYYLCKAAIDEKVFTSSQVKKDLMIKLMEEQVNSFLEVFWTVELLENEKNYELARTRIEKRLAAIKNNRPIKQVVQDGLVCTVCGDREALHEHEYEENDRIGKMKNSLKATWDKRSNLYKGNKDNVGRIRDNEALCSICLGKRVARDYFKVIREVGTKYFKSFPPIREIAEEETYYAIIMMDGDDMGQWFSGKKGDANGVSILNQQRISKRLEIFSKQVVPELVKEYKGKLIYSGGDDVLAFVPLHYALLLAKKLRQAFSSEDKGLGELATASIGMVVAHQKAPLGQLLTYTRKLEKKAKTYKHPISYNEKDALALSVFTHSGEVREVTLPWLLDGNVKNTNESNWSIDRLIDIIDLLNNELSSTFLYTFAQEFLPLIGSQYDRKLSVFEYDKSLNEDLFMCEMKRLIDRAKVNYEIKTNDYAECMLQLHKLVSSTLQFIHLLEILRFFNRKR
- the cmr3 gene encoding type III-B CRISPR module-associated protein Cmr3, whose amino-acid sequence is MTTLFLKPVDTFFFRDHKELTPGENSSANGYFPPRPGTVYGAIRSAYIHYYSDFVSFNEKKDGNLKEWMGTPSNHGGFSIKGTFLHDGEHCLLPLPIDHQVINGKEKREAYPLHLVKEETYSSDNSSYRLYGVRDEKSSSGEGLYIPLDEFKQQLLNRDSSVSPVGLDHLLVKEPKVGIARNWETRRSNDGMLYQMIMSRFVEKHAGSSGGLLVECDNSPDLSDISIVSLGGENRPWTVEVLDSKPFFSDMEKKAIVEEIKSTEIARMILVSPAIWEHGNLPNCWNPETNKLHLADELSVDLLTIAVSRPMTIGGWDIKKQRPKKRKHAVSAGTVLYVRVQKEQAEQFVNTVFSMRLTDDLAHEGYGYTVCGSYKMKEECI
- the cmr5 gene encoding type III-B CRISPR module-associated protein Cmr5, whose protein sequence is MNKKNETTIEKIENGRAAFAFREVKEYIEKNGQSSKFRSYIKKMPAMIQVNGLGQTLAFYYSNHSKEKEYGDIYNIIGKWCSIQLSGLINSEDEFVEQVINLNSKSYKVVTVETLSLLNWMRRFADGMIRTQD
- the cmr4 gene encoding type III-B CRISPR module RAMP protein Cmr4; translated protein: MYTKVEPFLLYCLSSVHAGSGSEVGIIDLPIQREQHTGFPKIESSSLKGAIRATAEETNSLNGGDQNQLELVFGSAPEKSKESSQSQAGAIALSDARILLFPVKSIRGVFAWVTSPFVLNRFKKEMLMYLTKNSESYKQIEKLAIPNENTVSSSRLLASGNNIVLEEYTYEVQQETATSELASQLNSWLFRSMDMNLSENLVVLSDDDFTDFVKLSTEVNARIKINSNTGIVDKGALWYEENVPAETVFYSFLFAGNARVLDKEMKEQYSDEWVISYVKSEENIPEVFQLGGNSTLGRGMLRKVWI